In the Deinococcus roseus genome, one interval contains:
- a CDS encoding DUF402 domain-containing protein — protein MHPIKVSLHDTLLYLHTEPKGVRPVDHYQQTDFGLYVARRFQHHPRIQYWEAHLIPRLGLQVNVFHYHDEARGDHTHDYYLDVMRIQHKGHQWCTEDYYLDLLVYQGSHARILDTDEYLHAVQDGTLSAESAGYALMTAHRALNNLGLFGHDLDAWLASEGIELFWQEEPVLSRSS, from the coding sequence ATGCATCCCATCAAGGTGAGCCTGCATGACACCCTGCTGTACCTGCACACCGAACCCAAAGGTGTGCGTCCTGTGGACCATTACCAGCAGACCGACTTCGGGCTTTATGTGGCCCGGCGGTTCCAGCACCACCCCAGAATCCAGTACTGGGAAGCCCACCTGATTCCCCGTCTGGGCTTGCAGGTGAATGTGTTTCACTACCACGATGAGGCCAGAGGCGACCACACCCACGATTACTACCTGGATGTCATGCGCATTCAGCACAAAGGGCACCAGTGGTGCACCGAGGATTACTACCTGGATCTGCTGGTGTACCAGGGCAGCCATGCCCGCATCCTGGACACCGATGAGTACCTGCATGCCGTGCAGGATGGCACCCTTTCTGCAGAGAGCGCCGGGTATGCCCTGATGACCGCCCACCGTGCCCTCAACAACCTGGGGCTTTTTGGGCATGATCTGGACGCCTGGCTGGCCTCTGAGGGAATCGAGTTGTTCTGGCAGGAAGAACCTGTGCTGTCCCGTTCTTCCTGA
- a CDS encoding pyridoxal phosphate-dependent aminotransferase gives MTQSIRKSVKDTPAYPFQAIDVPIKLDQNENPYDFPADLKQEVARRILDTPFNRYPDLHADRLKVAIGKFENWNPAGVVVTPGSNVLLHQLTSLAGLRQKVLTVKPTFAVYTLEASILESDLTLVPLNPDFSLPVEALKAELQKGGPGLFYITEPHAPTGKLDSVAEVEALLEVAKEHGWLSVIDEAYYQFGGNDFRYAVEKYGNVIVIRTFSKAWGMAGLRLGYALTSVELATELQKVISAFNVNALTTVAVEVALENPGYVQKIADEQRSERDRMVSALQAHPTWTVYPSSTNFFLVRTPNAPEAYQELIKHGVLVRRQDSGFMLEGVLRVSVGTPQENDRFLEAALQVQTA, from the coding sequence ATGACGCAGTCGATCCGCAAATCGGTGAAAGACACGCCCGCCTATCCTTTTCAAGCCATAGACGTTCCCATCAAACTGGACCAGAACGAAAACCCTTATGACTTTCCTGCTGACCTCAAGCAGGAGGTGGCAAGGCGCATTCTGGACACCCCTTTCAACCGTTACCCGGATTTGCATGCAGACCGCCTGAAGGTGGCCATTGGCAAATTTGAGAACTGGAATCCTGCTGGGGTGGTGGTGACTCCGGGCAGCAATGTGCTGTTGCATCAGCTCACCTCTCTGGCCGGACTGCGCCAGAAGGTCTTGACTGTCAAACCCACCTTTGCGGTATACACCTTAGAGGCCAGCATTCTGGAGTCTGACCTGACCCTGGTGCCCCTCAATCCTGATTTCAGCCTGCCGGTGGAAGCCCTGAAAGCAGAGCTGCAGAAAGGTGGCCCTGGCCTGTTCTACATCACCGAGCCACACGCTCCCACCGGAAAACTGGACAGCGTTGCAGAGGTGGAGGCTTTGCTGGAAGTGGCAAAAGAACACGGCTGGCTCAGCGTGATTGATGAGGCGTATTACCAGTTCGGGGGGAACGACTTCCGTTATGCCGTGGAGAAATACGGCAATGTGATTGTCATCCGTACTTTCTCCAAAGCCTGGGGAATGGCCGGTCTGCGTCTGGGGTATGCCCTGACCAGCGTAGAACTCGCCACCGAACTCCAGAAGGTGATTTCGGCATTCAATGTGAATGCCCTGACCACCGTGGCCGTGGAAGTGGCCCTGGAAAACCCCGGTTACGTGCAGAAAATTGCCGATGAGCAGCGTTCAGAGCGGGACCGCATGGTTTCAGCCCTGCAAGCCCACCCCACCTGGACGGTGTATCCTTCCAGCACCAATTTCTTTCTGGTGCGCACCCCCAATGCCCCCGAAGCCTACCAGGAATTGATCAAACACGGGGTTCTGGTGCGCAGGCAGGACAGTGGGTTCATGCTGGAAGGGGTCCTGAGGGTTTCTGTGGGCACCCCGCAGGAGAACGACCGTTTCCTGGAGGCAGCCTTACAGGTTCAGACCGCCTGA
- a CDS encoding DsbA family protein, translating to MPKMMQTEYGEWYVPYKPGVLRNLMGQSWFPYLCFFIGLAVFGMAAAVTEGIYKRKDLIQTRKHLLQVLPVLGKRTAAVQVIEFTDYACAFCSEDHFKLQKTLQPYIDRGEVALFTLNIQKLGLAGALGTRFEYCISRHDANHLQPFMDRVFQNNNDVLDAKHYQQHYQQTGGTRSKEVQSCLNSPEATTYQTNLKRYVEKLGVQGIRVSYGSVAVQDHVMGDVRGLERWVQDTVTQNGKLPAEFQREAQRLY from the coding sequence ATGCCAAAAATGATGCAGACCGAGTATGGAGAATGGTATGTCCCTTATAAACCAGGTGTCCTGAGAAACCTGATGGGCCAGAGCTGGTTTCCCTACCTTTGCTTTTTCATCGGTCTGGCAGTGTTTGGCATGGCTGCTGCAGTCACCGAGGGCATCTACAAACGCAAAGACCTGATCCAGACCCGCAAACACCTGCTGCAGGTGCTTCCGGTGCTGGGAAAACGCACAGCAGCCGTGCAGGTCATTGAATTCACCGACTACGCCTGTGCTTTCTGCTCTGAAGACCATTTTAAATTGCAAAAAACCCTTCAACCCTACATCGACAGGGGAGAGGTGGCCCTGTTCACCCTCAACATCCAGAAGCTGGGTCTGGCAGGAGCACTGGGAACCCGTTTTGAGTACTGCATTTCCAGACATGATGCAAATCACCTGCAGCCTTTCATGGACCGGGTGTTTCAGAACAACAACGATGTGCTGGATGCAAAGCACTACCAGCAGCATTATCAGCAGACAGGCGGCACCCGCAGCAAAGAGGTGCAATCCTGCCTGAACAGTCCAGAAGCCACCACTTACCAGACCAACCTGAAAAGATACGTGGAAAAACTGGGGGTGCAGGGCATCCGGGTCAGTTATGGATCCGTGGCTGTGCAGGACCATGTGATGGGTGATGTGCGCGGTCTGGAACGCTGGGTGCAGGACACCGTGACACAGAACGGAAAACTTCCCGCCGAATTTCAGCGGGAAGCCCAGCGACTCTATTGA
- the gatC gene encoding Asp-tRNA(Asn)/Glu-tRNA(Gln) amidotransferase subunit GatC: MITSAEMEHLKKLARLELSGEETEQIQLEMNKILSYFDKLQELDTEGVEEMQRPIDLVNVFRDDVVGDMFTHETAMGVSVEQEEGFFKVPRVVE, translated from the coding sequence ATGATCACGTCCGCCGAGATGGAGCACCTCAAGAAACTGGCCCGACTGGAGCTCAGTGGGGAAGAAACCGAGCAGATTCAGCTTGAAATGAACAAGATCCTCAGCTACTTTGACAAACTGCAGGAACTCGACACCGAGGGTGTGGAAGAAATGCAGCGCCCCATCGATCTGGTGAATGTTTTCCGGGACGATGTGGTGGGCGACATGTTCACCCATGAAACCGCCATGGGCGTGTCTGTCGAGCAGGAAGAGGGTTTCTTCAAAGTTCCCCGTGTGGTTGAGTAA
- the serS gene encoding serine--tRNA ligase, whose translation MLDLKFIRENPETVREAIKQKRVNLDLAELLAADQQLSELKKTVEARQAERNQNAKLVPKASPEERPALIQKGKDLGEELRTLEADLREKQEELRLLLLKVPNVPLAGVPVGRDDEENVEVRREGELPSFDFEPKDHITLLQQKDWADFDRVGNVSGSRSYLLKGDMVLLEMALMNFAMTFLSGRGFTPMGLSALVRGKAFEGTGHFPGGEDQVYKVEGQDLMLAGTAEVPANELHRDMVLSEDQLPLTYAAISGAFRSEAGSAGRDVKGLIRVHEFKKVEQYVICRGDIEESQAWFYKLLSNAEALMKALELPYRVIQNCTGDMGAGKVWMYDIETWVPSEQKYRETHSCSNLGDWQARRTNIRYKDREGKMQFPHTLNNTGIASPRILVPFLENHQQADGSIRIPAALQPFLGGRTQIG comes from the coding sequence ATGCTTGATCTGAAATTCATCCGAGAAAACCCCGAAACCGTCCGTGAAGCCATCAAGCAGAAACGTGTGAACCTGGACCTCGCTGAGCTGCTGGCCGCAGACCAGCAGCTCAGCGAACTGAAGAAAACCGTGGAGGCCAGACAGGCCGAACGCAACCAGAACGCCAAACTGGTGCCCAAGGCTTCCCCGGAAGAGCGCCCTGCCCTGATCCAGAAAGGCAAGGACCTGGGGGAGGAACTGAGAACCCTGGAAGCCGACCTGCGTGAAAAACAGGAAGAACTGCGCCTCCTGCTGCTGAAAGTGCCCAATGTGCCCCTTGCAGGCGTACCGGTGGGCCGCGATGATGAAGAGAACGTGGAAGTGCGCCGTGAAGGTGAACTTCCCAGCTTTGATTTTGAGCCAAAGGACCACATCACCCTGCTGCAACAGAAAGACTGGGCAGACTTTGACCGGGTGGGCAATGTCTCGGGCAGCCGTTCTTACCTTTTGAAGGGCGACATGGTGCTGCTGGAAATGGCCCTGATGAATTTTGCCATGACCTTTCTGTCTGGCAGGGGCTTCACCCCCATGGGCCTGTCTGCCCTGGTGCGCGGCAAGGCATTTGAAGGCACCGGGCATTTCCCTGGCGGTGAAGATCAGGTGTACAAAGTGGAAGGCCAGGACCTGATGCTGGCCGGAACCGCCGAAGTGCCTGCCAACGAACTGCACCGGGACATGGTGCTTTCTGAAGACCAGTTGCCCCTGACTTACGCGGCCATCTCGGGTGCATTCCGCAGTGAAGCAGGTTCGGCAGGCCGCGATGTGAAAGGCCTGATCCGGGTGCATGAGTTCAAAAAGGTCGAGCAGTACGTGATCTGCAGGGGAGACATCGAAGAATCGCAGGCATGGTTCTACAAACTGCTCTCCAATGCAGAGGCCCTGATGAAAGCGCTGGAACTCCCCTACCGGGTGATCCAGAACTGCACCGGAGACATGGGCGCAGGCAAAGTGTGGATGTATGACATCGAAACCTGGGTGCCCAGCGAGCAAAAATACCGCGAAACCCACTCCTGCTCGAACCTGGGCGACTGGCAGGCCCGCCGCACCAACATCAGGTACAAGGACAGGGAAGGCAAAATGCAGTTCCCGCACACGCTCAACAACACCGGGATTGCCAGCCCCCGCATTCTGGTGCCTTTTCTGGAGAACCACCAGCAAGCAGACGGCTCGATCCGCATTCCTGCAGCGTTG